GCCTTTAACCCGATCTCGGTCTTTCGGGCGACGGCCTCTCTCAGCGCATCTCCTGTGGATATGTGAGGTATCCCGTACTTTTGGGATAACTTGACCGCCTGGGTTCCTTTGCCTACGCCGGGCGGTCCGAGAAAGATCAATCTCATTCTATCCTCCTCATCTTCCCCTTCTGCCTTTGAGCCTGACGCCTTTGAGGAATCCCTCGTAATTTCTCATTATCAGATGAGCCTCGATCTGCTGCATCGTATCGAGGGCGACCCCGACGACGATCAGCACGGGTGTCCCGCCGAAACGCACCTGCACGCCGAGATATCGCTGAAGCAACGCCGGCAGGACAGCTATTCCGGCGAGGAATATCGCCCCCGGAAGCGTTATCCTATCGAGCGTCCTTTCGATGTAATGGGCCGTAGCCGCACCTGGACGTATGCCTGGGATAAATCCACCGTATCTCCTGAGATCCTCCGCCATCTGAGTGGGATTTATCTGAACGGCCGTGTAGAAGTAAGTGAAAAAGATGATCAGGACAGCATAGGTGGTGTAATAGATTATCGGCCGCATTATAAATCGAACCACTTCCTGGACAATATCGATCGGGACGAAAGAGGCGACGGTCGTCGGAAACTGCATCAAGGTGATGGCGAATATGATCGGAATAACACCTGCGGCGTTGACCCTCAGCGGTATGTGTGTCATCTGTCCCCCGTATATCCTCCTGCCGACAACCCTTCTGGCGTATTGAACCGGTATCTTTCTAACCGCCAGGGTGATGTAGATGGTACCCATGATAACGGCCACTATGACGGCGATGAAGATCAGCACCTGGATCAGATTCAACGTCTGCTCATAGAAAAGAGATCGGTAGATCGAACCTATGCCCGACGGGATCCTGTCCACTATTCCGGCGAATATGATGAAGGAGATCCCCTGTCCTACTCCTCTCTCGGTTATCTGCTCGCCGAACCACATCGCCAAGATCGTTCCGGCCGTCAGAGTTATCATCGTCATCAGCTTGAACCCTATCCCTGGATGGGGAACGAGGGGGATGTTGATGCCGAGGCTTCCGGGGTTTTCGAGCATGAAGCTGATCCCAAGCGACTGGAGCATCGCAAGGCCGACCGTTCCGTATCTGGTGTATTGTCTGATCTTCTTCCTGCCCGCCTCACCCTCTTTGGACAGGTTCTCCAGATATGGCACGACGACGGTCAGAAGCTGGATGATGATCGATGCGCTTATATAGGGCTGAACTCCCAGAGCGAAGAGGGTCATCCTTCTGAATGATCCTCCGGAGAACATGTCCACGAAGCCTATGAGCGAGCCCTGAGGCAGGCTTTCGAAGAACTTGTTCAGGGCAGCCACGTCTATTCCCGGGATCGTTATATGTCTCCCGAGGCTGTAGACGATCAGGATTAAGCCCGTGAAGATTATCCTCTTTCGTAGTTCCGGGATTCTGACTGCGTTTTTTATAGCCTTTATCAATTAGATCACCTCAGCCTTACCCCCCGCCGATAGGATCTTCTGGAGGGCTGACTTTGAGAAGGCATGTGCCTGAACGGTGAGTTTTCTCTCAAGCTCACCATCACCTAAGATCTTAATCGGTCTCCCGGAACGCTTCACCATACCGACATCCTTCAACAGCTCCGGCGTGACGGTGGTTCCATCCTGGAAACGGTTGAGATCCCGTATGTTAACTATAGCATATTCCCTCTTGAGATGGAAGAACCCCTTTTTAGGTACACGGCGATAGAGCGGCATCTGCCCGCCCTCGAACCAGGGGGGCGTGCCTCCACCGGAACGTGCCCTTTGGCCTTTATGCCCCTTACCGCAGGTCTTGCCGTGACCTGAGCCCGGCCCTCGGCCGAGCCGCTTCTCTCTCTTTTTGGCCCCAGGTGCGGGTTTGAGCTCTGTAAGGCGCATCTTGATCTACCTCCGAGCCAGAATCTCTTCGAGAGGTCTTTCCCTTAAGCTCGCTACCTCTTCAGCGCTTTTCAACTGTCTGAGGGCCTCCATCGTCGCCCATGCGATGTTTATCTTGTTGCGAGCGCCGTAGCACTTACTGAGGACATCCTTCACCCCTGCCACCTCCAGAATGACTTTCACAGCGCTACCTGCTATAACTCCCGTTCCGGGGGCAGCAGGTTTCAGGATGACGGTGCTTGAGCAGAAGTGTCCGACCACATCATGAGGTATTGTGGTTCCTTCAAGGGGTATTCTGATCAGGTTCTTCTTGGCATCCTCTATGCTCTTGCGTATAGCTTCTGGAATCTCCTGGGCTTTACCGAAACCCACGCCCACTATCCCGTTCATATCCCCTACCGCCCATATGGCGTTAAAGCTGGGAGTCTTGCCGCCTTTGCGGACGAGCATGACCCTGTTTATGGCTATCATCCTGTCTACCAGCTCAAGTCCTTCTGGGTCTATTCTATCGATCTTCCTCACGCAACTCCCTCCTTAGCCGCTTTAGAACTCCAAACCGGCTTCCCTTGCCGCGTCGGCCAGAGCTTTCACCCGGCCGTGATATTTATAGCCTCCTCTGTCGAAGACCACCCTGTTGATTCCCCTCTCCAGAGCCTTTCGGGCTATGAGCGAGCCGACCAACCTTGCCGCCTCCATGTTGCCGCCGTATTTGATCTTATCCCGGATCTCGGGCGACAACGTGGAGGCAGCCGCCAGGGTAACACCCCTCTCGTCATCTATCACCTGGGCATATATATGTCGGAGGCTTCTATAGACACACAGACGAGGCCTTTCGGCGGTGCCGCTGATCCTCTTTCTGACCCTTATGTGCCTTCGAATTCTGGCCAGCCTCTTCTCCTTTGGGTCCAACTTCGCCTACCTCCTAAAGGGAAATTACACCCTGGTCTTACCCTCTTTCATTCTAACCCTTTCTCCCTCGTATCTGATTCCGACGGATGGTCTATAGACCCCCGGTTTCTTCAGTCTACGGATCGCAGCCGCTGTCTCGCCGACAAGCTGTTTGTCTATGCCGCTGACGACTATCGGTATGCTGGGTACCCCACCGAGGGATTCGGGATTACCGACCGTTACCTTTATCCCTTCCGGGATCTTGAAGGTCACCGGATGGGAATAGCCTAATTGCATCACCAGTTGATCTCCCTGTAGCTGTGCCCTATATCCGACGCCGACCACCCTCAATCTCTTTTCAAACCCCTCCTTGACACCCGTCACCATGTTCGCCAGCAAGGCCCTGGTTAAGCCGTGAAGGGATCTATGGAATCTATTATCCGAGGGCCTTTCAACCTTGATGAAATCGCCCTCCCGCTTGATGATCATATCGGGATGGAACCTCTGCACGAGCTTCCCCTTCGGCCCCTCCACGGTCACCAGATTACCATCAGATACCGTGACCTTAACGTCAGGTGGGACGGGGATCGGCTTTCTACCTACCCTCGACATCTCAGCTCACCTCTTCACCATACGTAACAGAGGACTTCTCCGCCGACGTTGGCCTTTCTGGCCTCATAGGCGGTCATAATACCCTTGGAGGTGGACAGAATGGCTATTCCAAGTCCACCTTTTACCTTGGGCAGCTCATCCTTGCCCACATAAACCCTGCGTCCGGGTTTGCTGACGCGCACCAGATCGGAGATCACCCTCTCCTTGTTCTCGCCGTATTTGAGATATATACGCAAGATACCCTGTTTCCCGTCCTCTATCAGCCTGTAGTTGCGGATGAATCCCTCTTTAAGAAGTATCCTGGCGATGGCCTCCTTGACCCTGGAGGCCGGCACATCCACCTTCTCATGATATGCCCTATTGGCATTTCTTATTCTGGTGAGCATATCCGCGATCGGATCGGTCATCGACATGGTTTTCACCTCTACCAGCTAGCCTTTCTTACGCCGGGGATCTTCCCCTCTCTGGCCAACATCCTGAAGCATATCCTGCATAGCTGAAACTTTCTCAGATATCCCCTAGGACGCCCGCACAGCTTACATCTGTTACGCTGACGCACCTTGAATTTCGGCTCACGCTTGGCCTTTTCGATCATAGCTTTTCTGGCCATATTTTCTCACCTCGTTATCTCTCTCTAAACGGCATCCCCATCAGCCTTAAAAGCTCCCTGGCCTCCTCATCGGTTTCGGCAGTGGTGACGATG
This portion of the Candidatus Poribacteria bacterium genome encodes:
- the secY gene encoding preprotein translocase subunit SecY, with translation MIKAIKNAVRIPELRKRIIFTGLILIVYSLGRHITIPGIDVAALNKFFESLPQGSLIGFVDMFSGGSFRRMTLFALGVQPYISASIIIQLLTVVVPYLENLSKEGEAGRKKIRQYTRYGTVGLAMLQSLGISFMLENPGSLGINIPLVPHPGIGFKLMTMITLTAGTILAMWFGEQITERGVGQGISFIIFAGIVDRIPSGIGSIYRSLFYEQTLNLIQVLIFIAVIVAVIMGTIYITLAVRKIPVQYARRVVGRRIYGGQMTHIPLRVNAAGVIPIIFAITLMQFPTTVASFVPIDIVQEVVRFIMRPIIYYTTYAVLIIFFTYFYTAVQINPTQMAEDLRRYGGFIPGIRPGAATAHYIERTLDRITLPGAIFLAGIAVLPALLQRYLGVQVRFGGTPVLIVVGVALDTMQQIEAHLIMRNYEGFLKGVRLKGRRGR
- the rplO gene encoding 50S ribosomal protein L15 codes for the protein MRLTELKPAPGAKKREKRLGRGPGSGHGKTCGKGHKGQRARSGGGTPPWFEGGQMPLYRRVPKKGFFHLKREYAIVNIRDLNRFQDGTTVTPELLKDVGMVKRSGRPIKILGDGELERKLTVQAHAFSKSALQKILSAGGKAEVI
- the rpsE gene encoding 30S ribosomal protein S5; translation: MIAINRVMLVRKGGKTPSFNAIWAVGDMNGIVGVGFGKAQEIPEAIRKSIEDAKKNLIRIPLEGTTIPHDVVGHFCSSTVILKPAAPGTGVIAGSAVKVILEVAGVKDVLSKCYGARNKINIAWATMEALRQLKSAEEVASLRERPLEEILARR
- a CDS encoding 50S ribosomal protein L18, whose translation is MDPKEKRLARIRRHIRVRKRISGTAERPRLCVYRSLRHIYAQVIDDERGVTLAAASTLSPEIRDKIKYGGNMEAARLVGSLIARKALERGINRVVFDRGGYKYHGRVKALADAAREAGLEF
- the rplF gene encoding 50S ribosomal protein L6, coding for MSRVGRKPIPVPPDVKVTVSDGNLVTVEGPKGKLVQRFHPDMIIKREGDFIKVERPSDNRFHRSLHGLTRALLANMVTGVKEGFEKRLRVVGVGYRAQLQGDQLVMQLGYSHPVTFKIPEGIKVTVGNPESLGGVPSIPIVVSGIDKQLVGETAAAIRRLKKPGVYRPSVGIRYEGERVRMKEGKTRV
- the rpsH gene encoding 30S ribosomal protein S8; translation: MSMTDPIADMLTRIRNANRAYHEKVDVPASRVKEAIARILLKEGFIRNYRLIEDGKQGILRIYLKYGENKERVISDLVRVSKPGRRVYVGKDELPKVKGGLGIAILSTSKGIMTAYEARKANVGGEVLCYVW
- a CDS encoding type Z 30S ribosomal protein S14 — encoded protein: MARKAMIEKAKREPKFKVRQRNRCKLCGRPRGYLRKFQLCRICFRMLAREGKIPGVRKASW